From Maniola jurtina chromosome 7, ilManJurt1.1, whole genome shotgun sequence:
aaggtttgtttgtttgttatcgataaactctgaaactactgaactacttgcactaaagacataatcatcaacatcaaccgacagacgtccaccgTGAACATAgatctttaatagggtcttccacatgctacgggtttgcgccgcctgaatctttgcgcttgcgcttgacgacaatcatgctttaaagaaagcaatgatgaggtccaagttggagcacgcttacctagaagatgcctattcactcttggcttgcaggtatctaaggtatatatggcaggaaacacggccgccgaaatggcgttccaacctttaggctctccccattgcccgcagcatgaatctgagctttcttatgagacccatggttatattatgtacatataatatctcataagaaagctctaacacacaatccagctaagtaagtccaatttcgaaaaaaagctagctagccgacaaatctaactcaggcagctttcgggaaccttcgagatgtctctgtccaaaattcctcaatgcttgaagaacagtctttgaatagtgcatattgtcagtgatgaaatatggatccgaaatataggtctttttttttgtacacaggaaatgcctgacgcatacccctccgtcatgtggggcttgcaccaaacttgcactactacgaaatccatttcggaacacggcacccggaacgaggcgcgctatctcctaacataggtataatacctatttagaacacttactatctgtcatcataatctatgacaacctccgagtatttacctggtaaaaccgtaactttagaataaaatttagtatataagcaggcttcatttagaaatgaaaaaatccctattttatttttcaacgattataaacacaactttcattcaaaaataataagcttaaattcattttaaataatattttgcgacgaaatgacgcgcacagtccttccgccatgacagtccagtggacactgaattccatagagcgcctgcaagaaaataaatagcacaggaagttttttggttagttttagattatttaagaaacgaaaaacatttagtataaaactaacagttaaaattgattgctaaacctaaacatatcattttctggaggttggcttcaaagtatcaagatgttaaagaaaacttttacagaacaagttgcgaacagcaatgttttcaacttggtttttttttttattgggataatgtatactaataaaaaaagaggcccttataatcttcacaaactgaagtttttaattgcatgtatttaatagctgttaatgctttagaaaaataaacaatttacttcaaagtacagcatttttgcgatttgtcaaatagcaattaccttaatctTGGTTTTTAACTTTACCGTGTAACTACTTCgctagtattttttatttgagaCGTTTTACTTAATCACTACGTAGAGCCTCAAAAAATATTAGTACTGggtaaaatattattcaaacaGCTTCTTTTGGGCAGCTAATAAAACGTAGTGGGTTATAGCGACTTCCTAATATAATGTGCTAACTGATAGCTGtacactttattattttataactgaGGTCATTTTAgaggttattttatttataacgacCGCATTAAATAAAACAGTTAGAACCAGTGAGTAATTATTGAAATAGCAAATCTATCAATGTCTCATAATCAATTTTACTGGTCTTTTTGATTTTGTTAGTTTTAGTACATTTTTTAGATATCTATGTTACCGTTACTATTGTGTTATTTTGATACTTTGCTGAGTTTGAGAGTAAGATAGATTTTGGTAAAGTTTTCGtgattattaaccgacttcaaaataggaggaggttctcaattcgtcggaatctttttttaatacttacacGGGCTACATACACCACGCACACGTTTTATGCGTTACGCCTGAAGATTCGCATCGTTGTCCCTCTGATGAACAGCATTAATTAGGTCCGTCTATGTTTGAACAGGCTGGTCTAGAAAATCTTTATTCACAGTCACTCTTATCTAACAGTGAAGTAcgtgtgtacatacctacctaccccaGTTAACATGCTATAGAAAACATGAGTGGGTATTGTGCATCGGAAGTGCGTTAATATTAAGGTGTAGACCATCAGACACAGCGGCTCTTTTCTTGTTTTGGTCCTTACATTCATCTACATAGTCACCTATAAGTCTTTTGACCAGATATGTTATTTGAGTTTACGCCAGGGACCGCTTAGGTTACCCCTTAAAAGGGTTTTCGATAGAGTTTTCCAAAGTGCTTCTAAAACCTCACTCCATTTGGGTTACCCTCACAGATTTAGAAAGACTCATTACCCTGTATACGATTGACCGCTTTAAGGGATTAACCCTATCAAAAGTCTATCGATTGGATTATCTCTTTAAAGAGTAGGTAACCGATAAGATTTGCTtagtaatataggtacttaatcttCTTTACCATTATTGTTAAAATAAGCATTTAACATGTTTTTCTTTTGTATATCTTTTTTATTGCAACTTAAAGATAAAAGCACGAGCTAAATTATTCATCTAAGCATATTTGTAGCGTGAATCGTTAAGGATCATGTAAAACAGAaatctattgttgtatttaagtacggcttgaatttattttcaaacttcTGCCACGAACAGACTCCATCCTCGCATATTGAGGTAAGCGGTtcttcatttgaataaaaaacgaTCTTATAATCTTCTTTGTTGTGTGTAGAACATCTGAAATCATGttgattttataaattattacataaataaatcgAGTGATCGAGTATTCGAGTgactgttaatgccatctaATAGCGAATATTATCTTTATaactataaataagtataatagttatctTTATAACTAGGTGACACTATAGTACTGAATAAATATATATCTAAAATTTCAGAACATGGCAGCAAGGTGTGGCCTAACGGTCGAGAGCTTTTCGGGCGATACCCAGGCGAGAAGCAGGTTTGATTCCTGGCaattccgcaatttttgatatgtataattaattaattaattattaaataagtcCATAAAAACattatcataaaattataaaatgtgtCATTCCTCGTTCAAAGAGCTGCATTCAAATATGGGCCCTTAAAAAGTATAGTTTCCATAACGTTTGTATGGACTGGGAAGTGAcgagggaaacttctcttaacaATCGTCGTTAGCAAACTCCGCTTCACAACAATTTGTAGATATGTGTCGgctacaaagaaaataataatatcgcaCCTGTTGGGCAACTCCAAAACGATAACACTAACCTGTTCAATACTGCAATGATATTTGCGGCGCACGAGGCCATCATGGTCGACCTCCACTTCCTGTTAGGGTCTCTGTGCACACTAGTCAAGGGCATTTTGTCTTTAAATAATCCCAGAGCAGTATAGACCATGTCAATCATAGTAGCGTGTGTGAAATAAGATGTTAATTTCCGACTGTTATTGGTTTTAGCATTAGAAAACGTCTTATACAAATCTGCCATAGGAATTTGTCCGAATTTCTCATTTATCGGCGTACCATAGCCGTTTCTATAGTAATGCCTGAGATCGCTATGGTACTCTATTGGGTAAAGATCTTCTTTCGTGAACAAAGCGCACCACGGACTCCCTTTGTTATCAGTCGCAGGCCATGTATAACGACATAAGTCATACAAGGcggttatatttttatttgttaggaCGTATTGTATGCCCAAACGCTTTTgaattctttgttttgtctGCAAGTaggaaaaattgttttagaCACACATCAACATGCTTACAGCAGCTAGGTAtaaacaacacacacacacacacacacaaacacacacacacacacacacacacacacacacacacacacacacacacacacacacacacacacacacacacacacacacacacacacagtattTAAGTATTGACTATGACTTTATCTAGCTAGTAGTTTTAGTGTAACAGGCGGATTGTGGTGTGGCATCAAGGCTAAATATGCAGATGTAAATTAAGTCAGTAAACGCTAAATaactaaaatttaattaaattgaagTATGATTTGACTTACTGCAATATATTCCGGAGAGTTTTCGTATTTTTCTGCTTCATTGTAAGTTGCTGGATTATTTTTCACGCCTAACATATATTTAGGGCAGGCTTCATAAGGCTGAAATAAAATTAGGTgcatattagtattttcaaccagtatatttacaatcgccttattttattgtcattatattaattaaaacgcTGCTAAGTACAAATTAAGCATATTTTGAGATACAACAAAATACGTGGAACAGAATGTTCCTGttaaaagttataatttaaAGAGCTGGTAcacaaaaactttttaattagcTACATATTCAACTGTAATACCTTCTCAAATTAGCTATATTTCTAGAATTTATGTAAAACAATCTTTTGCCTTTTCGTTCAgcaaaattcatcatcatcatgatgatcaacccatcggcagcccactactgagcacagatcttctACAGattgagaagagtttaggccatagtctgccacgctgctGACCCAGTGCGAATTGACagattcacacacctttgagaatgttATTGAGAACTCTTAGGCGTGCAGGTTACCTACCTCATAATGTTCTCTTTCatcgataaagcaagtgatatgatATACATAatcgcttaaaacgcatattatataggtaactccaaaagttagaggtacatgcccggaatcgaacacccaacctcccgaataggagccGGATGACTTAACCATGAAGCTACCACGGCTTCAACATGTTATTTAAtaaacaagtgcgagtcagactcaagcactgagagttccgtactcgggtattttttccgacattttgtacgataaattaaaaactattatgcttaaaaataaaaaaaatctgtctagaatatacaggtaaagttctttcacatgaaccccacttggtatagtgatcttactttgaaaatttaaacacattttaatttttttctgtgatgtaactagaaattcacggttttcagatttattcctttacttgtgctataagacctacctacttgcataattgtagttcaacgggaagtaccctattttattttttatttattttatttattacaggttttcttgacatgacacgacggacgggccgacggacggacggatggatagacagacagacaaacgtaCAGACaaacgtttttcattttgaggtacggaaccctaaaaatacgacTAATGCTAACTACACTGAAACTAATGACTAGTAGGTAAATTATGCTAGCTTTAAATTATAGCGTCATAATCTTGGAACCGACCATGTGTGACTGCGCTTCAGAAGAACGGCAAAATTAATTAAGCAAAACTAGTCTTCGCTTGTTTACCTACTCTATTAGTGGCAAGAATTTTATCTGAAAAGTGTTACCTTAAATACTTGGTAGTAGATAGTTAGTAGAAGATATTTCAATTTGAAATTTCTATGCTCactatccatacttattacttactcgTATATTAGAAATGTAAAggtgtgtttgtctatctgtctgctagcttttcacggcttatcTGTTGAGCTGACGAAatgtacaaaggtagcttgcaacCGAGGGATTGACACAGACTGCTTTTTGTCACGAAAAATCGAAGAGGTCTCAtcggatttaaaataaaaaaacctaaatcatctATTTGATGCAGAGATCGATGGCATCGCGGATTTCCGGTAAAGGCTACTTCTTATACCGGAACgttgggatttttaataacccctaaaaccacgcgaataaagtcgcgggcatagtattaaaatatatcttACCGCCATTATGTCGTATTGAGGGTCCGACTTCTCGACAAGCAACGTTTTATTCGTAACACCTCTAACAAAGCCCTCGACACCATCTTCGACCCAATGTCCAAAAGCCGGTCTTAATGAGTAGCTCCCATCTTCGAGATCCGAAAGTAATTCACTGTAAGCCTCCTTTAACCTCCTCCCTATTCCCAGTATTTCTTGATATCCCTCGTTGGTTAGACCATGTGTGTTTTCAAATAACTTTGTGTCAACTTCCCAATTGCGTAAATTTTCAACATCTTGGGCACAAAGGGAACTGTTTCCTCTCAAGTAACTTTCTACTACATAATCTCTTATTGTCAACGCCTCTAACATCATTTTTGAATAATCGATGCCAGGATTTCGTTTTCCATGCCTTATTAAAGTCCAAATACTGACCGGTTCACACCCTACGTTAACAAAAAACGTCACTCATAAggtaatattgttatttttaaacaactacttatacttactaaatCAGTTTTCtctaaatcagtaaatattctCTCTTTCTGTGTGCCGTATtgctcattgctgagggttgtgaccctTTTCATtattcacataatggtaggagtttgtTTTCATGGGATTACTTTCGCTTACAACTCGACTGAGAGAACGCCACTTTTAAGTTTTCTACAGTTATAAtcaaatgttagtgataataaccggaactgacggcttaacgtgctctctaAAGCATATAGGAAACGAAAAAgtcaaagtcggtcacccatctagTTACCAACTTAGTTTAATGTTGctttacaatcgcaatcgattgaaatgcattgtcacaactaggccacacgtccttTATCAAATGTTTTACTTTAATAATTGTGCTTAAACATATTGCTCATACATGATTTggtattttttaactttatttcattgtacaaattattattagtattgacaGTAAAACTCGACTCACCTTTTAGTTTAACTTTTGAATCTCTGATATCGCCTCTCACAGAATTGTAAGGAGTTTTACTTGAAAAATAC
This genomic window contains:
- the LOC123867148 gene encoding multiple inositol polyphosphate phosphatase 1-like: MYPINIKIVFLISFYVFTVGTSMNCYWNSECVYKYFSSKTPYNSVRGDIRDSKVKLKGCEPVSIWTLIRHGKRNPGIDYSKMMLEALTIRDYVVESYLRGNSSLCAQDVENLRNWEVDTKLFENTHGLTNEGYQEILGIGRRLKEAYSELLSDLEDGSYSLRPAFGHWVEDGVEGFVRGVTNKTLLVEKSDPQYDIMAPYEACPKYMLGVKNNPATYNEAEKYENSPEYIATKQRIQKRLGIQYVLTNKNITALYDLCRYTWPATDNKGSPWCALFTKEDLYPIEYHSDLRHYYRNGYGTPINEKFGQIPMADLYKTFSNAKTNNSRKLTSYFTHATMIDMVYTALGLFKDKMPLTSVHRDPNRKWRSTMMASCAANIIAVLNRCSTHNKEDYKIVFYSNEEPLTSICEDGVCSWQKFENKFKPFIFSCRPPYATCGYYQDKVQHNPNVYAESEKYLRSSEFLATKDRIQRRSGIELSLTEENITALYDLCRYTWSAVDCQISPWCALFTKDDLEVLEYAQDLRHYYRNSYGTAVNEVFGKVPLGDLFTSFENVSKGEGKKIVAYVTHATMLDQIYSTLGLFKDSKPLTGAHRDRDRKFRTSKISVFSANLVAVLNRCAKEGSEEYNVVFYLNEEPIRSICEEGVCSWEDFDKRLRPFVNATIDFCGEATEHY